In Arvicanthis niloticus isolate mArvNil1 chromosome 16, mArvNil1.pat.X, whole genome shotgun sequence, the sequence AGCTTGCTTCCCTCCAGCTTCTGCAGATCCTCCGATTCCTGAGTTGGGCCTTGGTGCCTCAGGGTAGGGTGATGCATCTCCCTGTGGGGACCAGCAAGTGCTAACGGAGGGCCTGCATGCAGGCAATGTGACTCAGCTGACAGCCCGCTCCTGGGATCTGCACAGTACCCACCGTACACTTGTCGGGATGACAGTGGGGTAGATCAGGCATGGCTAGAGATAAACAGGCCCAAGGGCAGTCTGTTGTCACAACGCAGGGCATTGTTTGACCATGTGTTCTAGAAGGAACAGCCACTTCCACCCAGGCTGCACAgtgagatgctttttttttcttttttcttcctttttcttttcttttttttctttttttttttgggggggggggtttgagacagggtttctctgtgtagtcctggctgtcctggaactcactcggtagaccaggctgtcctcgaactcagaaatccgcctgcctctgactcccaagtgctaggattaaaggcgtgcgccaccaccacccagctgagaTGCTTTATCagaataaaacaagcaaaatgaaaaagaagggaTAGCCAGTTGGGCACAGACACCTGTCATCAAAGCCCTTGGGAAACTGAGAAATAGTCCTAGGTCAACCCAGGCCCCACAGGAATATCCCACATCAAACTGCCAGAAGAgaacaatgcaaaaaaaaattttttttaaaaatatatttcagacagggtttctctgtgtagcttcagctgtcctgaactcactctgagggccttgagctcagaaatctccctgcttctgcctcctgagtgctggagattaaaggtgtgcaccattgcctGGAAACTGCCAGCAATTTTTGAAAGCCTcagttttaaaattgaaaaacaatGAGCCTATTGCCCTTCCCACCCCAGAGTTCTATCCATCCTTAACTCTCATGAAGGGGACAGCACCGTGAGCCAACCCATGTGTTATTCACACTGAGAGGTTCTGGGATTCActgtcccctttcttctctcctctttccttttgcATCTTTCAAGATGAAGCCTTGGGACTCATGTACACAGGTGGTGCTCAATGGCTAAGTCACACCCACAACTCCTTAAAGGGGGATTCTACGAAAGGTATCCACCCCTGAGCAGGGCAAGGAGCTAGCCAGAGGCAAGAGTCAGACAGGAACCATGGTACCCAGatggagctagcctgagatgactaGTCTGGTACTACACGTGCTTGGGGATTGCAACCCATGCCTGAGGCAACTGCCCAGGGCCATAACGCACAAGAAGACATAGCacttctgagatgaccccagacactcCGAGCACCACTAAGAgaagcaagtaagtggtggagaaatagaagaaaaagagaaacagaaagatgtggatacaatgaagagaggcagaactggacaTCTGAGGGTAGTGAGGaccagcctgatgtgagtagccagtgATGCCTAGGACCATAACagggtcctggcctgtgctgccactgggGGCTATGTCTGGGTCTACAAGCCAGGAGCAGCCTACCATCAAAGGCTAGGTGAGCATCCCTGGTCTGGTCTGCTGCTGGagtcatgttgatgtctgagggctatgcagaactggccccactcctcacctgggcatcatgggagaggTGCCCCTCCCATAGCCAGAGAGATGCCCTCTTCTCTTGTAAGTCGCTTTGGACCTCACCCTAAGATGGCGCTGGTAGCTTGCTTGCTGAGGacaaacaagtccttatttggcTATGAGGATAATGCGCAGAATGGCCCCAGTTTACATGGACATATGGAGAAATGCCACGTAGCCAGATTGCATTGGTCCACTTGAAAGTATTTTAGCTAAGCACAGGAAGGGCTCGGGGCCACTTGGAAGAAGCTGTACTAGCATCCTGATTAAACCACCTTGAGAAGGACTCAGTTGTCCGTGTCTTATTTCCAGCTGGTCTGGGATAGCGCGGCACACCCTCTTGTCCCTCACCACCTATGGCAGgtcagagagctggccctgcggtcatgagagagggagagctggCCATGACCAGCTGCAGCATTCAGGATAGGGCCCTACACCGATACCTTGCTTGGGCAGCACAACCCCTGATTGCAGGGGTTGCTGGTGAGCCATCCCCAAAGGCACAAAAGCAGGAGAGCCAGTGGGCTGAGCAGCTCAGAtgcctctcaggcccagatccagggctttgaatggGTCCACCCCAATGTCTACCCCATCGATGaagctggagtgcatgaaggggccgGTCCTGTAAATCCAcgactacaggatctccatgacacagggcaaccacAGGAGATCCGAGAGGAGTCTCACTGAAGTTTCAgcattgatagtgtagcagaggccagaggtcttgTAGCAGACCGAGtctttgcaatgaacatttgcaaccaaagaagtgtggacaacaGGTTAGACTGTAGGGCACTCTGTGACACACTTCAGCTTCTACGAGACTTTTCTCTATTGGGGTTGCAAGGGTGGTAGGAAGTTATGAGCAGAAGGGGAGCTGAAAGAGATTAGGGTGCATTCTGTGAAGTTcgtgaagaaacaagaaaaggctTTTTAAATGTACCCAAAGGCTGGAATgaaggcacacgcctttaatcccagcacttaggaagcagaggcaggtgggtctctgtgaggtgGAGGCCAGCGTGGTtcacagagtgaattccaggacagccagggcagtagcagcagcaacaacaaagtcTTGAATAACAACTACAAAGTTCTTGCAGTATTTCAGTGTATAACTTGCCACTTGCAGCCTCACATGGGCACTCAGAAGGTTGCAGGTTTAGGATTGGGGTCCAGCCAATGGTCCAACCCGGGCTTAGCATtcagaaggccctgggttcagtcccagcacAGTGATTGGCTGGATTTTGGTGCTCTCCCGAGTTCAGGAGGGTCAGTCTTTTGGGtgtaatggctcagtggttaagagcaccagtgGGGCTTCCTATCTTCCTTCCGCACTGAGGATCACAACCATCTTAGTCCCAGGGTATCCCacgccctctcctggcttctgcacGCACTTGGTACAAAATACACATATGGGAGAAAACTGAGAGGAACCAGAGGGGGGTTATTTGGGTCTTCGTGGTGGGAGCAGCTGTCACCTTCTGAATGATGTACTTGGGTCAAGGCTCTTAACAGCCCTAAAGGGCCGGGgggtggtggcctttaatcccagcacttgggaggcagaggcaggcggatttctgactttgaggccagcctggtctacagagtgagttccaggacagccagggctactcagagaaaccctgtttggaaaaaccaaaaccaaaaaacaaacaaacaaacaaacaaaaaacaaaaacaaaacaaaacaaaaaaccaacagtCCTAAAGGTtctgtatttttctaaaatagcACGGGCAACTGGGAACCACCTGTTCAAGCACATGAATGGGGGCAGTTTCACAACGAAATGCAGATGTTCAACTGTCGTGTGGCGGTTGTCCTGGGGAGTCCTCTTTCTGCCGCGGACAGCAGTGAACGGAAGGCCTTACAAACTGCTCCATCCGCTTGAGTAACACAGAAGAGGGGCGACCGGCCAGGATAGGCGAATGTGGGGAGAGACATGCAGGCACGGGGACGTcacgagtgagtgagtgagtgtgtgtgtgtgtgagtgtgtgtgagagagacagggtCCCACTGCTTAGCCCAACCTGTCCTCTAACTCCCGGCTAGCCTCCTGCCCTTGCCACTTGAAGGCTGGCATGAGTGTAAGCCAGCACGCCTGGCTTACTGACCTCATCACGCTGCAGCTAGGGCACTCTGTGCATCCGACCGCACCCGGAACACCCACTCAAGAGTGCAGCTGCACTCCGGTCACCTAATCGAGGAAGGACGATCAGGAGCGTGAGACCAGCCGGAGCTACATAACTCCAgcttaaaaactaaataaaatgcgAGAAATCGGGCCAGCAAGGCGTGCCCCGCTAACGGAAGCACCGTGGATTGCCCACCCGCCTCCCCACCTCAAACCCTTGGGGAGCACTGTGGTTTCGGGAACAACCCGCTAGCCCGGCCCCGGCGACGCTTCATCTGCGCAACTGCACATGCGCCTACGGCCTTGGCTCAAAGCGCTCGGACCCATGGCAGCTCGGCCGTCGCGCAGGCGCACTGGCGTACTAGCCTCTGCCCGGAGCGCCGCCGCCTCCCCGCCGCCATGTCCGCACCCGTGCCCGGTCTCATCTCGGTCTTCTCCACCCCGCAAGAGCTGGGCGCGTCGCTGGCGCAGCTGGTGGCGCAGCGGGCCGCGAGCTGCCTGGAAGGGAACCGTGGCCGCTTCGCGCTTGGCCTGTCAGGCGGCAGCCTGGTCTCCATGCTGGCCCGAGACCTGCCCGCCGCCGCCACTCCCGCCGGGCCCGCCAGCTTCGCGCGCTGGACGCTCGGCTTCTGCGACGAGCGCCTCGTGCCCTTCGAACACGCCGAGAGCACGTACGGCCTCTACCGGGTGAGCGCTGCGGGGGCGCGCACCGCCCGTGCTACGGGGGCCGCCTTGGGCCACGCCAAATCGGCTCAGCCTGCCGTGGAAACGCAGGCTACGGGGGCCGCCATGGGCCATGCGGAGTCGGCTCAGTACGCCGAGGAAACGCGGGCCACGCCGAGCTGGCTCAGCCTGCCGAGAAAACTCCAGGAGCTGCTTCAACGCCCACCCGCCGGCTCCGGGCTCCATGGGGTCTTGCTGGATGCGCAGTGATGTCCATCCAAGTCCAGCTTTTGGCTGTGGGGCCTCGTGGGTCATGGCTGTGCGCTCAGCCTGCCTCTAGTGTTCAGGGTGtgttgggcctcagtttccttttttttaaacaggagctGTTGGCCATCGCCTCCCAGCAGCCTAGGATATCATGGCCACCAGACGACCTATAGGGCACAGAGGTCCCTGCTTCACACACAGGGACACTGAGGCATGGAGGATTGAGCTCTCAGCACACTTGGGTCACTGCCACCACCTCCTAGGGGAAGCTGGCCCAGTGTCATGAGCTCTGAAGCAGGGGTGGGGCCATTACACTTCATGGTGGGGAAACGGAGGATTCATGTCTCCTTGGCCTCACATCTAGGGATCTGAAACTGCACCACTTTGAACACAGTGCCTGCCCAAGAACTTCACTGAACGGTGGGCTGTGGGTACTAGCACAAGGCGCAGTCGGTATTGTGTTGGCCTCGCAGGCATAAGGTCCAGGCTTCATTCCCAGCATCATATAAAccaggaatggtggtgcacacctatcaTCCCAGCAATGAGGaagtagaggctggaggatcaggagttcaaggtcatccccagctacccagatggaggccagcctgtgctacatgagaccatTTTGATGCTGCCCACCCAAGAAAAATAAAGCTAAGATCCCTAAGTAGGCCCCTCTGAGGGGACATGGTTAAAAGCCTGGTCTTTGAGAGAAGCAGGATTTCACCACCAGGTGGAGTCTGTTGACACGTTGATGTTAGGAGTCCGTCCATACACTGCACCTAGGCTGCCCAATGCGCTGAGCAGGAGCCGTGTAGAGTGGATTTAGCCAGTTCACCTTTGCCTTCCTGGCTCACGGACCTTCCTATGGCCCTCAGTCTGGAGTTCTGTTGCTCCTCTGTTCTCCAGGGTCCTCAGCCCCCTGATCAATGGTGGTTACAGAGTCCACAGCACCCCCAGCTGTAGGGCAGAGCACCCTGGCACTCTGACATTCGCCCCTAGCCTCTCCCTGGCATTGCTCCACTGAGCTGAACTTACCCaaagagccaggcatggaggcacaggcaggcgtCTCAGTAGATCACCGTCCTCTTCCTGAGGCCCACCTCTGTATAGTCAGGTGCCAGCTGTGTGCTGCATGCAGCCAGGCATCTAATACCTAGTCATGTTACTGTCCCTTCCCCTTCCACAGACACACCTGCTCTCAAAGCTGCCCATCCCAGACAGCCAGGTCCTCACCATCGACCCTGCCCTACCTGTGGAGGATGCTGCAGAGGATTAtgccaggaaactgaggcaggtggGTCCCAGGACAGGTGGGAAAGCTGTAGAAGACTGCGGCAGCAGTGACTGGTTGGGGACACAGACTTTCGCTCTGAGGGGTCAGCCATGGCGGGAAGACTTGGGCTGGGGCCTCACATCTCAGGGACACTCGTCTGCAGACCTGATGTTCATGTTCACTAAGATGGAATACAAGCCTCCAGGCTGGATCAGTCTGGTGTGGTAGCacatctgtgaccccagcacttgggagactaaggcaggaggctTGTTGAgagttgaggccagcttgggctggaGGGTGATGCTTACCCTCAGAAAACCCTACAGACCTCATGTTAAAGCTGCTCTGTGCAGGCCCTTACCCAGTGACACCGTCAATGGAAGGCGGTCAAAGCTGAGCTAGAAACCTGCTTTCAGTTTTGTGTGTTACCTCTGAGCTCACACACACTTGACCTGCCATCCTCCTGTCAGGCCTTCCAAGGAGACGCTGTCCCTGTGTTTGACCTGCTGATACTGGGAGTGGGCCCTGACGGCCACACCTGTTCGCTCTTCCCTGGCCATCCCCTCCTACAGGTGAGCTTGGGGATCCCCTCCTACAAGTGGGGGCCCTCCTGACACTGATCCACTGGGGCCTGTGTCAGTCTTCTGGGTATCTGAGCATCCATGCCCCTCAGTCCCACCCTGCATATGCAGAGCATAACCTCCCGtggtcatggtggtgcatgcctagtATCCCAGCACTTGCTATGAGGTTGTGGGCCACCTGGACACTgagtaaggccctgtctcagaaacccaAAAGACCAACAGGAAAACCTGTTGGCATTGTGAACCTGGGGCCTGGCGGGGCGGCTCCTTCCCAGTGCCACAAACACCGCAGAAGGGTAGGAAGGCCTGTCCTCACCTGGCTGCCTTCCCCAGGAGCAGGAGAAGATTGTGGCCCCCATCAGCGACTCCCCAAAGCCACCGCCGCAGAGGGTGACCCTGACGCTCCCTGTGCTGAACGCAGCCCAAAGTGTCATATTCGTGGCCACAGGGGAAGGCAAGGCAGCTGTGCTGAAGGTAGGGAAGGGACGGTGGAGGCCAGCCCGGGCCTTCCTGGAACCCAGGGCAGACATGCCTCTACTATGTGAGAGGGCCACAGCGCCCTGGGGTAGAGTCcctgcaccccctccccccaactccttCACAAACAGGATGCTGGGGCTATGGTCTCTCTCCAGTGAGGGACTCTGTATGAAGGGAATAGGTAGGCAGTGAGAGAGCAGCACACtagacacacacatttaaagagaaagaagaaggaaaaaaggccagGGTCAGAGGGATCGCTACCAACCGGTGAGTAcctgctgcccttccagaggacctgggctccatTCTCAACCAGCTGTagctctagtcccaggggatccagtgccctcctctggcctcggTGGGTGCCAGGCATGCTCGTGGTGCGCAGAAATACATGGAGGAATAACGCCTATCTATACACATTAAATAGAATAAGtaataattaaatagaaataagtaaataaaaagaatttgcaaaaagaggagggcagggatggggcaagatggcttagtggacaAAGGTGCTTGCTCCCAAGCCTGACAGCCCGAGTCCAGTTCCTAGTACCTCCTGTTGTCTCcatactggggaggcagaaaggaggagTCCTTGGCTACTTCGCATGTTCAAGGGCAGCCCGTGCTAGATAAGGCCCTGCCTCGTaataaaagcaagaaacaaagccgggcggtggtggcgcacgcctttaatcccagcacttgggaggcagaggcaggcggatttctgagttcgaggccagcctggtctacagagtgagctccaggacagccagggctacacagagaaaccctgtcttgaaaaacaaaacaacaacaaaaaaagcaagaaacaaatcCTATTCCACACCGCGAAGCTTTGGAGCCCACAGTGTGTGAGGCAGAGTGCAGAGCAAGATCCCGTGGGTACCCCCTCCCCAGACGGAACAGATGCCCAGTGCGATCCCCGACTGGCTCTGCGACGCATCTGAGGCGGGTCCTGGTTTCCACACACAGCGCATCCTGGAGGACAAGGAGGGCGCGCTGCCCGCCGCCATGGTGCAGCCACGCACGGGCGCCCTCTGCTGGTTCCTGGACGAGGCAGCTGCACGGCTGCTGTCCGTGCCCTTCGAGAAGCATTCCACGTTGTAGGGGCCGCGCCACACACCCCGTGGGCACTTCAGGTCGCGGGAGCTGTGGGAGCGGACTAGCTGCGGATTAAACAGCTTTGCTGTAACTCTGGTCCCTGTGGTTTTTGGTGGCGGAGGGCGGGGCTGGCCAGGGCTGATGGAGCAGAGTGCACACTGACCAGAGAAGTGTATGCACTGCTTCAAGTCAGGCCATATTCTCTGCTCCAAGGGTCAGAACCAACTCACGGGTCCCGGGGCACTCGCGGCCTGAAGTGGCTGCTTGTGTTCCAGGCGTGGCGAAGGGAAGTGGACACCTGGGCCCTCAGCCAGCACCTTCATGGCCCCTTGAGGATACACTGTCTCCTTCAAGCCTGCTTGAGCAGGGTGAGCTACCTTAAAGTTCTGGTGGTGTCACAGGGCCTCATACCAATGGGAGAAGTGTCTGGGGTGACTCTTGGGATATTCCCTTAGACAGTTTTCTCTCTTGCAAAGACTGAGATGTGGGTCCAGAGGCTGGATGTGATAGCTGGAGGATAAGCCTTGGAGCATGAGGTAGAGTGGTCCATCATTGGCTTACCTATTACCCTACCAGTTTCCAGGGACCTAGTTGGGGAGGCTGGGGGAGCATCCCCTCACGAAGGTAATACAAACCAGGCATGAGATGGGAATTGAAACCTGCCTGAGCCAACTTGGCAGGTAGGCCATAAGGGCGGGGCCAGAACTACAAATGTGAACTTTAGATGTCTGGTCCCTGAGGGCTCCTCAGCTGTGACAAAGAGGAAGTAGGATGGGCCGTGGCAGAAGCCAGTGGAAAATCCTCCTGGGGACTTCTACAAGAATAGGTGCCACCCACCCAACAGCCAAGCAGAGGGTGAGacatcttgagaaaggagaaagtgatGTAGGCGTGAGGACCCCACGTGAGCACTGTGTGGGACATCTATCacctcctgtgtccctgtgtccgGTTGATACATAGGACCTGCCTCATGCTTCAAGGTGGCTGCTTACATTCCAACCATCACATTCCACATTTCCAGCCTTGGAAAGGGAAGGAAGTTGCCTAAGGGAGCTGCATTAggatgggtgtgtgtggagggttcCCTCCAAATGATAACCTAACCCCTGCTCATTCATTTGTCAGTCAGCAATCCATTCCTTTGGCTTTCAGAGACAGgactttatgtagcccaggctggcctccatggCCTAAactcccaaccccctcccccccccccgccccccatgcctctgctttgagtgctgggatggcagaGATGTGCCCCCCCATCTGTGCTAGTGTGTTGTTTTTTCCCACACTCCTTTGGTCTCCCCTGGGGCTGTCCCCACTACCCCCAACAGAAACCACCAGTCTTGGTCTAGCCTGTCCCCAGAGGCCAGGAGGAGGCAGGTGCAGTacaggaggggtggggtgggagcagATGGCCATACGCACCCTCTTGGCACTTGGGCCACTCAGCAGGC encodes:
- the Pgls gene encoding 6-phosphogluconolactonase isoform X1, whose translation is MSAPVPGLISVFSTPQELGASLAQLVAQRAASCLEGNRGRFALGLSGGSLVSMLARDLPAAATPAGPASFARWTLGFCDERLVPFEHAESTYGLYRTHLLSKLPIPDSQVLTIDPALPVEDAAEDYARKLRQAFQGDAVPVFDLLILGVGPDGHTCSLFPGHPLLQEKIVAPISDSPKPPPQRVTLTLPVLNAAQSVIFVATGEGKAAVLKRILEDKEGALPAAMVQPRTGALCWFLDEAAARLLSVPFEKHSTL
- the Pgls gene encoding 6-phosphogluconolactonase isoform X2, with amino-acid sequence MSAPVPGLISVFSTPQELGASLAQLVAQRAASCLEGNRGRFALGLSGGSLVSMLARDLPAAATPAGPASFARWTLGFCDERLVPFEHAESTYGLYRTHLLSKLPIPDSQVLTIDPALPVEDAAEDYARKLRQAFQGDAVPVFDLLILGVGPDGHTCSLFPGHPLLQEQEKIVAPISDSPKPPPQRVTLTLPVLNAAQSVIFVATGEGKAAVLKRILEDKEGALPAAMVQPRTGALCWFLDEAAARLLSVPFEKHSTL